From a region of the Bacteroidales bacterium genome:
- a CDS encoding YqaJ viral recombinase family protein: MSAILLKNKDRHQWLKEREKGIGSSDVASILGLNPYQSAYQLWRKKKGIDLPQENNFLMKAGNYLEDAVSRFFADETGLDIIKSSAENILYVDNEKDYLRVSPDRLFWLPDMPRNKSNKGILEIKTTQMSVDKDNLPPYWFCQLQYQLGVVGLYQGALAWLCCGRDFDYMNIHFVEDFYDYMIEQVDKFWIDNIIGNQEPALSSIDDVMMKYPKHIQGKIIETKNEEVLKYYDELNRLKDEISELGSKKTEIEDAMKFIIGDGEALSYCGQILATWKASKDGEKFNVKKFEKEHPELYLKYLDNKNGSRRFLLK, encoded by the coding sequence ATGAGCGCAATATTATTAAAAAACAAAGACCGCCATCAATGGCTCAAGGAGAGAGAAAAGGGAATAGGCAGCAGCGATGTTGCCTCAATTCTCGGACTTAACCCTTATCAATCGGCGTATCAATTATGGCGAAAGAAAAAGGGGATTGATCTGCCACAGGAGAATAATTTTCTAATGAAGGCAGGCAATTACCTGGAAGATGCCGTTTCAAGATTTTTTGCCGATGAAACAGGACTTGATATAATTAAGTCGTCGGCTGAAAATATCCTCTATGTAGATAACGAGAAAGATTATCTAAGAGTGTCGCCCGACAGGCTTTTCTGGCTGCCTGATATGCCAAGAAATAAATCAAACAAGGGGATTTTGGAGATTAAAACAACCCAGATGAGTGTCGATAAAGATAATCTGCCGCCTTACTGGTTTTGTCAGCTTCAATATCAATTAGGAGTTGTCGGACTTTATCAAGGGGCTTTGGCGTGGCTTTGTTGCGGACGAGATTTCGATTACATGAATATTCATTTTGTCGAGGATTTTTATGACTATATGATAGAGCAAGTAGATAAATTCTGGATTGATAATATCATAGGCAACCAAGAACCTGCATTATCCAGTATTGATGATGTTATGATGAAATACCCAAAGCATATTCAAGGCAAGATTATTGAAACAAAAAACGAAGAAGTATTGAAGTATTATGATGAGTTAAACCGCCTTAAGGATGAAATTTCGGAGCTTGGGAGTAAAAAGACAGAGATTGAAGATGCAATGAAGTTCATTATCGGTGACGGCGAGGCTCTATCATATTGCGGTCAGATTCTGGCAACATGGAAAGCGAGCAAGGATGGTGAGAAATTCAATGTAAAGAAATTTGAAAAAGAACATCCGGAGCTTTACTTGAAGTATCTTGATAATAAAAACGGAAGTAGAAGATTTTTGTTGAAATAA